Proteins from a single region of Candidatus Methylomirabilota bacterium:
- a CDS encoding sigma-54 dependent transcriptional regulator encodes MPDTRVLVADDERSMRDLLAIMLRQEGHEVTAVEGGAQAIEALKREAFDLVITDLRMREVDGLAVLRAAKEHSPETVVVVITAFASTETAVEAMKLGAYDYITKPFKMDEIKLILANALERKRLQDENQALKRQLRRERSVESFVGRSPQMLEMFETIRKIADSMSTVLVAGESGTGKELVARAIHDGSPRRNGPFVSVNCGAIPETLMESELFGHVKGAFTGAVASTVGLFSAAHGGTLFLDEITEVPAALQVKLLRVIQEREIRRVGDTKDIKVDVRLIAASNRDVAKAVQDGTLREDLFYRLNVIPLHIPPLRERREDIPLLVAHFMKRRSSELGRSVRSVTPAALAVLESYRWPGNVRELENVIERALVLGNGDVLDVDALPPDLRRPQDVLEIAVEIPESGLDLQATLDQIEQRYIQLALARTGGVQTRAAELLRVSFRQLRYKLRKHAARSDSGA; translated from the coding sequence ATGCCTGACACGCGCGTCCTCGTCGCGGACGACGAGCGCAGCATGCGCGACCTCCTCGCGATCATGCTGAGACAGGAGGGCCACGAGGTCACCGCCGTCGAGGGCGGCGCGCAGGCGATCGAGGCGCTCAAGCGCGAGGCGTTCGACCTGGTGATCACCGACCTCCGGATGCGGGAAGTGGACGGCCTCGCCGTGCTCCGCGCGGCGAAGGAGCACTCGCCCGAGACGGTCGTGGTCGTCATCACCGCGTTCGCGTCCACCGAGACGGCGGTCGAGGCGATGAAGCTCGGCGCCTACGACTACATCACCAAGCCGTTCAAGATGGACGAGATCAAGCTCATCCTGGCGAACGCGCTCGAGCGCAAGCGCCTCCAGGACGAGAACCAGGCGCTCAAGCGACAGCTGCGTCGCGAGCGGAGCGTCGAGAGCTTCGTGGGCCGGAGCCCGCAGATGCTCGAGATGTTCGAGACCATCCGGAAGATCGCGGACAGCATGTCCACGGTGCTCGTCGCCGGCGAGAGCGGCACGGGCAAGGAGCTGGTCGCCCGGGCCATCCACGATGGGAGCCCGCGCCGTAACGGGCCGTTCGTCTCCGTCAACTGCGGCGCGATCCCCGAGACGCTGATGGAGTCGGAGCTGTTCGGCCACGTCAAGGGGGCCTTCACGGGCGCGGTCGCGAGCACCGTGGGCCTCTTCTCGGCCGCCCACGGCGGCACCCTCTTCCTCGACGAGATCACCGAGGTGCCCGCGGCGCTCCAGGTGAAGCTCCTGCGCGTGATCCAGGAACGGGAGATCCGGCGCGTCGGCGACACGAAGGACATCAAGGTGGACGTTCGGCTGATCGCGGCGTCGAACCGCGACGTCGCAAAGGCCGTCCAGGACGGGACGCTCCGCGAGGACCTCTTCTACCGCCTCAACGTCATTCCGCTCCACATTCCGCCGCTGCGCGAACGGCGGGAGGACATCCCGCTGCTGGTCGCCCACTTCATGAAGCGTCGGTCGTCGGAGCTCGGCCGTTCGGTGCGCAGCGTGACGCCCGCGGCGCTCGCGGTCCTGGAGAGCTACCGCTGGCCGGGCAACGTCCGTGAGCTGGAGAACGTCATCGAGCGCGCGCTCGTGCTCGGCAACGGCGACGTGCTCGACGTGGACGCGCTGCCGCCGGACCTCCGGCGCCCGCAGGACGTTCTCGAGATCGCCGTGGAGATCCCGGAGAGCGGGCTCGACCTCCAGGCGACGCTCGACCAGATCGAGCAGCGCTACATCCAGCTCGCGCTGGCGCGGACCGGCGGCGTCCAGACGCGCGCGGCGGAGCTCTTGCGGGTGAGCTTCCGTCAGCTCCGCTACAAGCTCCGGAAGCACGCGGCGAGATCGGACTCCGGCGCGTAG
- a CDS encoding tetratricopeptide repeat protein, which translates to MTSGTESVVTVASKPLAGRRLLTPTLSRLATRVLAVWGIPLALSLITLVVFSPSLWNNFVEWDDQINLYENPAYRGLGAAQFKYFFTTMLLGHYIPLTWMTFGMDYVLWGMNPMGYHLTSLLIHAAGAAVFYLVALRILQKATTLGDAPLRIGAAIATLVFMLHPLRVESVAWATERRDVLSGLFCFLTLLAYLKMSDASGVRRRWLLAGATGLYLLALASKGSVMVLPGMLILLDIYPLRAFGRWTLYEKIPFAILGVAGAAVTYYAQSSNHFITPLERYPLTARIVVMFHSVWFYAEKTILPLRLAPLYELPARVNPLAWRFILPALAVIGITAALVALRRRWPAGITAWACYVVALGPVIGLIHSGHQLAHDRYSYLPTVSLALLLGGVAGLLARAAAAGTFRPGIVRAFSVTGVVAVFGLGVLSFQQVQVWRDTDTLWRYAIDAQPDCSICYGNLGVYLANRGLTGEARKYFERTLIIRPDQVKAYHHLGYLHAIKGEYKEAAQAYEKYLRRFPSDADALANMGATLMALGRPGEALEVLRRAGRIAPNSPFVQTNLGFAVGETGHPMESLAYFRRAIAIKWDMAHPWSGLARFFAATGQRDAALTALGILRMLSPSMAQSVEFRLLETW; encoded by the coding sequence ATGACCTCGGGAACCGAAAGCGTCGTCACGGTGGCCTCGAAGCCCCTGGCCGGCAGGCGGCTGCTGACGCCGACCCTGAGCCGGCTTGCGACCAGAGTGCTGGCCGTCTGGGGAATACCGCTCGCGCTCTCGCTGATCACCCTCGTCGTGTTCTCGCCGAGCCTCTGGAACAACTTCGTCGAGTGGGACGACCAGATCAACCTGTACGAGAACCCCGCGTACCGGGGCCTCGGTGCGGCCCAGTTCAAATACTTCTTCACGACGATGCTGCTGGGCCACTACATCCCGCTCACGTGGATGACGTTCGGCATGGACTACGTCCTGTGGGGCATGAACCCCATGGGTTACCACCTGACGAGCCTGCTCATCCACGCCGCGGGCGCGGCGGTGTTCTATCTCGTGGCGCTCCGCATCCTCCAGAAGGCCACGACGCTCGGCGACGCGCCGCTGCGAATCGGGGCCGCGATCGCGACGCTCGTCTTCATGCTGCACCCGCTCCGCGTCGAGTCGGTCGCCTGGGCGACGGAGCGCCGCGACGTGCTCTCGGGGCTCTTCTGCTTCCTCACGCTCCTCGCGTATCTCAAGATGTCCGACGCGAGCGGCGTCCGGCGCCGCTGGCTCCTCGCCGGCGCCACCGGTCTCTACCTCCTCGCGCTGGCCTCGAAGGGCAGCGTGATGGTGCTGCCCGGGATGCTGATCCTGCTCGACATCTACCCGCTGCGGGCGTTCGGCAGGTGGACGCTCTACGAGAAGATCCCGTTCGCCATCCTGGGCGTCGCGGGCGCGGCCGTGACCTACTACGCGCAGAGTTCGAACCACTTCATCACCCCGCTCGAGCGCTACCCGCTGACAGCGCGGATCGTCGTGATGTTCCACAGCGTCTGGTTCTACGCCGAGAAGACGATCCTGCCGCTCAGGCTCGCGCCGCTCTACGAGCTGCCCGCGCGGGTGAACCCGCTCGCGTGGCGCTTCATCCTGCCGGCGCTGGCGGTGATCGGAATCACGGCGGCGCTCGTCGCCCTGCGGCGGCGCTGGCCGGCGGGGATCACGGCGTGGGCCTGCTACGTGGTAGCGCTCGGGCCCGTCATCGGGCTCATCCACTCGGGCCACCAGCTCGCCCACGACCGGTACAGCTATCTGCCGACGGTCAGCCTCGCGTTGCTGCTCGGCGGCGTCGCGGGCCTCCTCGCGCGCGCCGCCGCGGCCGGCACATTCCGTCCGGGCATCGTGCGGGCGTTCTCCGTCACGGGCGTGGTCGCCGTCTTCGGGCTCGGGGTGCTGTCGTTCCAGCAGGTCCAGGTCTGGCGCGACACCGACACGCTCTGGCGGTATGCGATCGACGCCCAGCCGGACTGCTCGATCTGCTACGGGAACCTCGGGGTCTACCTCGCGAACCGCGGGCTCACCGGTGAGGCCCGCAAGTACTTCGAGCGGACGCTGATCATCCGGCCCGACCAGGTGAAGGCGTACCACCACCTGGGCTACCTCCACGCGATAAAGGGCGAGTACAAGGAGGCGGCTCAGGCCTACGAGAAATACCTGCGGCGGTTTCCCAGCGACGCCGACGCCCTCGCCAACATGGGGGCGACGCTCATGGCGCTCGGCCGGCCCGGGGAGGCGCTCGAGGTGCTGCGGCGCGCCGGAAGGATCGCGCCCAACAGTCCATTCGTTCAGACCAACCTCGGCTTCGCCGTCGGCGAGACCGGGCACCCCATGGAGTCCCTGGCGTACTTCCGGCGCGCGATCGCGATCAAGTGGGACATGGCGCACCCGTGGTCGGGGCTGGCCAGGTTCTTCGCCGCCACGGGCCAGCGCGACGCTGCCCTCACCGCCCTCGGCATTCTCAGGATGCTCAGTCCGTCGATGGCGCAAAGCGTCGAGTTCCGGCTGCTCGAGACCTGGTAG
- a CDS encoding GspH/FimT family pseudopilin: MVPAGVRRLDARGFGLVELAVVLSLLGILALLAAPTMLGLWRDATLRAAAEELAGAVGHGRLLAISLNAAVCVSVAGGVVRFEQARGASCSGGELGAPGAQPIRLAGAARVSGAAVVFTHLGAATPAGSYAVTDPASGRGHRVVVAVSGRVSVQ, from the coding sequence GTGGTACCTGCGGGGGTTCGGCGGCTAGACGCGCGGGGCTTCGGGCTCGTCGAGCTCGCCGTCGTACTCTCGCTCCTCGGCATCCTGGCTCTGCTCGCGGCCCCGACGATGCTCGGGCTCTGGCGGGACGCGACGCTTCGGGCCGCGGCCGAGGAGCTGGCCGGCGCCGTCGGTCACGGACGGCTCCTCGCGATCTCGCTCAACGCGGCGGTGTGCGTGTCCGTCGCGGGCGGCGTCGTGCGATTCGAGCAGGCGCGGGGCGCCTCCTGCAGCGGCGGAGAGCTCGGCGCGCCCGGCGCGCAGCCGATCCGGCTCGCCGGCGCCGCGCGCGTGAGCGGTGCCGCCGTCGTCTTCACCCACCTCGGTGCCGCGACGCCCGCGGGGAGCTACGCCGTGACCGATCCCGCGAGCGGCCGCGGGCATCGCGTGGTCGTCGCCGTCTCGGGCCGGGTGAGCGTCCAGTGA
- a CDS encoding prepilin-type N-terminal cleavage/methylation domain-containing protein: MIQWWTKRRCAVRGQRGFTLIELMIVVAIIGILAAIAIPLYANVQARARIAKAQADARAIASAVSIYSAHMGNVPTATNLSELTVVVTNAQAQTAGPFLARVPSVPANWLPAAGYAYAASTAAGTFNISATGDGATVTVP, encoded by the coding sequence ATGATCCAGTGGTGGACGAAGAGGCGGTGTGCAGTGAGGGGCCAGCGAGGCTTCACCCTCATCGAGCTGATGATCGTCGTGGCGATCATCGGCATCCTGGCGGCGATCGCCATCCCGCTCTACGCCAACGTGCAGGCGCGGGCGCGGATCGCCAAGGCCCAGGCCGACGCGCGGGCGATCGCGTCCGCGGTGTCGATCTACTCGGCCCACATGGGCAACGTGCCGACGGCGACGAACCTCAGCGAGCTGACTGTGGTGGTCACGAACGCGCAGGCGCAGACGGCCGGACCGTTCCTGGCGCGCGTGCCGTCCGTGCCCGCGAACTGGTTGCCCGCCGCGGGCTACGCGTACGCCGCGAGCACCGCAGCGGGGACGTTCAACATCTCCGCGACGGGCGACGGCGCGACCGTCACGGTGCCGTAA
- a CDS encoding prepilin peptidase, with protein MDVPLADAARGAALVSVALFGLVIGSFLNVVIARLPERRSLWRPRSACPACDVAIAWYDNIPVLSFLALRGRCRACGGAISSRYPVVELLTAAAFLGAWAAFGPTPRFAVSAALLAALIAIAAIDLQRQIIPDAITLPGIVAGVLIGVGTGAWLDSVIGVLVGGGIFFVIILVQPGGMGGGDMKLGAMLGAFLGWKALLFSLFVAVTVGGVVALALLATGLRGRKDPIPFGPFLALGGAAGLFWGERVVAWYLRGFGG; from the coding sequence GTGGACGTGCCGCTCGCCGACGCCGCGCGCGGCGCGGCGCTCGTCTCGGTGGCCCTGTTCGGGCTCGTCATCGGCAGCTTCCTCAACGTCGTGATCGCGCGGCTGCCCGAGCGCCGGAGCCTCTGGCGCCCCCGCTCGGCGTGTCCGGCGTGCGATGTCGCGATCGCCTGGTACGACAACATCCCCGTGCTCTCGTTCCTGGCGCTCCGTGGCCGCTGCCGGGCGTGCGGCGGCGCGATCTCGTCTCGCTACCCCGTCGTCGAGCTCCTCACCGCCGCCGCGTTCCTCGGCGCCTGGGCCGCGTTCGGACCGACGCCGCGCTTCGCCGTGTCCGCGGCGCTCCTGGCCGCGCTCATCGCCATCGCGGCAATCGACCTGCAGCGCCAGATCATCCCCGACGCGATCACGCTGCCCGGAATTGTGGCGGGGGTGCTCATCGGCGTGGGCACCGGGGCATGGCTCGACTCCGTGATCGGCGTGCTGGTCGGCGGCGGGATCTTCTTCGTGATCATTCTCGTCCAGCCGGGTGGGATGGGCGGGGGCGACATGAAACTCGGCGCGATGCTTGGCGCATTCCTCGGCTGGAAGGCGCTCCTGTTCTCGCTGTTCGTCGCGGTGACCGTCGGCGGCGTGGTCGCGCTCGCCCTCCTCGCGACCGGGCTCCGCGGCCGCAAGGACCCGATCCCCTTTGGTCCCTTCCTTGCACTCGGTGGCGCCGCCGGCCTGTTCTGGGGCGAGAGGGTGGTGGCGTGGTACCTGCGGGGGTTCGGCGGCTAG